GACGAAGACCCGACCTTTCAATTCAGCGTCGATCAGGAGACGGGGCAGATGCTGATCTCGGGCATGGGCGAGCTTCATTTGGAGATCATCGTCGACCGCCTGATCCGAGAGTTCAAAGTCGCCGCCAATGTCGGCAAGCCGATGGTGGCATACCGCGAGACGATCACGCGCAAGGTGCGCAGCGAAGCGGTTTTTGAGCGGCAGGCTGCCGGTAAGGGACAGTTTGCCCGCATCGTGGTCGATATCGAGCCCTCGGAACCCGGACGGTACTTTGAGTTCGTCAATGAGCTGCCGCCGGGAATGATCCCGAGAGAATTCATCAAGCCGATCGCCGACGGGCTGAGGGACGCCATGTCGAGCGGTTCCATCGCCGGCTATCCCATCATAGATATCAAGGCGACGCTGGTCGATGCCGCTTACGACGAGGCGCTCTCTTCGGAGCTCGCTTTCAAAGCGGCCGCTTCAATGGCTCTGCAGGATGCGGTGCGAAAGGCGGCGCCGGTTTTGATGGAGCCGGTGATGCAGCTGGAAGTGATTACACCGGAGGATTACACGGGAGCGATCTTGAGCGATCTGGCAGGCCGGCGGGCAAAGATCGAGAATTACAGCTCGCGCGGCGGGCGGCAGGTTATTTCGGCCAAGGTGCCCCTGGCAGAGATGTTCGGCTATGCCACGGCACTGCGCAACATGTCGCAAGGTCGGGCAATCTTTACAATGCAGTTTTCCAATTATGAAGTCATTGCCGCCGATGTGGCAAAGAAACTGTTGGAGAAAATGGGTTTGGTTGTATAAAGGAACAAAGGAAGGAGAGACGATAAAATGGCGAAGGCGAAGTTTGAGCGGAAGAAGCCGCATGTGAATATAGGGACGATCGGGCACGTGGATCACGGCAAGACGACGTTGACGGCGGC
Above is a genomic segment from candidate division KSB1 bacterium containing:
- a CDS encoding GTP-binding protein — its product is MAKAKFERKKPHVNIGTIGHVDHGKTTLTAA